The Tessaracoccus aquimaris sequence GCCCTGCTCCTGGAACGGTGCGGGGCCCTGCCTCGGGAGCGAGCCGGGAGAGCGCCGGTTCGTCCTTACGGGACCGGGTATGTATGGTCCGGCCTATGACCGCGCCGCACGACCTCAGCTCGCCCACCGACGACGCCGCCGTCGGGCTCAACGTGATCCTCGTCGACGACGACAACAACGTCCTCGGCACCGCGCCGAAGCTGAGCGTCCACACCGACGCGACCCCGCTGCACCGCGCCTTCTCGTGCCACGTCCGCAACTCCGACGGGCTCTGGCTGATGTCGCGCCGGGCCATCACCAAGCTCACCTGGCCAGGCGTCTGGACCAACGCGTTCTGCGGCCACCCCGACCTCGGCGAGGATCCGACCGACGCGATCGTCCGGCACGGGCGCGCCGAACTGGGCATCGACGTCGACGCCTCCGCCCTGCGGTTGGCCCTGCCCGAGTTCCGGTACCGCGCCGTCGACGACTCCGGCGTCGTCGAGAACGAGATCTGCCCCGTCTGGCTGCTCGACGCCGACCTCGCGCCCAGCCCGCGCGCCGACGAGGTCGCCGCCTTCGACTGGGTCGGCACCGAGGCTCTCGACCGGATCGTCGACGACGCCCCGTTCCTGATCAGCCCATGGGCGGTGCTGCAGTGGCGGCAACTCAGGACGCTCGGCCTCACTCGGTAGTGGCGGACGGACCAGGGAACGGCGGCCCGGCTCAGGGAAGCGACCCGAACTCAGAGACCAGCTCCCAGGTCCAGGCATCAGTTCACCGGCCCGGGAACTGGGCGGCGGCCCCCGGTCGGCATCGACAACGATCGGGTCCCGGTCGAGCGCCATCCCGGCGCGGATGCGGAACCTGCACACCTCCCGCGGACGGGTTCCGAGCGGGCCTTCAGCGCGAGTAGCCTGGCGAGCGTGATCGTCCAAGTGACAGTGCGGTGAGCCTCGCCGACCGGCTACGCGGCCTGTTCGCGGACGTCCGGCCGCTCAGGGAGGCGCACTTCCGGCGCCTCTGGGTCGCCAACATCGTCACCGTGATCGGCGCCCAACTGACGGTTGTCGCCGTCCCCGCCCAGATCTACGCCATCACCGAATCCTCCGGCATGGTCGGCCTGACGGGCATCTTCGGGCTCGTCCCCCTCATCGTGTTCGGGCTCTGGGGCGGAGCCCTCGCCGACCACGTCGACCGCCGACGCCTCCTCGAGATCACCACCATCGGCCTGGTGGTCACCTCCGGCCTGTTCTGGCTCCAGGCGTTCCTGGGCTTGAACAACGTGTGGCTGCTGCTCGGCCTCTTCTCGCTGCAGCAGGCCTTCTTCGCCGTCAATCAGCCGACCCGGGTCGCGATCCTGCCCAAGCTGATCCCGCTGCAACAACTGCCCGCCGCCAACGCCCTCAACATGACGGTGATGTCGGCCGGTGCGATCGCCGGGCCGCTCGTCGGCGGCGCGCTGATCCCGGTGCTCGGCTACTCCTGGCTCTACCTGATCGACACCGTCACCCTGCTCGCGACGCTGTACGCCGTCTACCGCCTTCCCCCGCTGCCAGTCGAGTCGCGCTCGGGATCGCCGGGGCTGCGCTCGGTCATCGACGGCCTGCGCTACCTCGCGGGCCACAAGGTCCTGCTGCTCAGCTTCCTGGTCGACCTGATCGCCATGATCTTCGGCATGTCCAGGGCGCTGTACCCCGAGATCGCCCACATCGCCTTCGGCGGTCCGGAGGAGGGAGGGCTCGAGTTCGCGCTGCTGTTCGCCGCGATGCCCGCCGGTGCGGTGCTCGGCGGCGTGTTCAGCGGCTGGGTCTCCCACGTCCGACGGCAGGGGATCGCCGTGCTGCTTGCCATCTCCGCCTGGGGAGCGGCGATGGCACTGTTCGGGCTGTTCGTAGGGTTCGCCCCGCTGGCAAGCCGGCTGATGCTCGGCGCCGCGCTCGGCATGCTGGTGGTCGGCGGGGCGGCCGACATGATCTCGGCCTCGTTCCGCCAGACGATCCTGCTCAGCGCCGCCGACGACGACGTGCGCGGCAGGCTCCAGGGCGTGTTCATCGTCGTGGTCGCGGGAGGGCCGCGGGTCGCCGACGTGCTGCACGGCGCCGCGTCGGAGGTCGTCGGACCCGCGTGGGCGTCCGGTGGCGGCGGCCTGCTGGTGTTGGTCGGGCTCGCGGTCGTCGCGCTCGCGTTCCCCGCGTTCCGCCGCTACCGGGCCTGACGCATCGCGGGCGACGGGTAAACCGGGAACACCCGTCGACCCTCGAGCCAGCCGGTCAGCCGCGCCGCCTCGTCCTCCAGCGCATCGCGCGCGGACGTCGGGACCTGCTCCAGCAGTCGAACCTCGACGCGCCCCGTGTCGTCCTGCACCCACACCCCGACGACCCGACCGTCCACCCACGCCGTGGTGCCCGCGTTGCCGACCGAGTCGAACAGCAGCGGAGCGTGCCGCCCCAGCAGGAAGTCCCTGTCGCGCCAGCCCATGATCGCCGGGTCGAGCACCGGGAGCAGCGCGACCCACGGCCCAGGATCGTCCACCGGTCCGGCGTCGTCGCGCAGCAGCCACCCGGTCGCGCCGGAGGCCAGCCGAACCTCGACGGCATCCACGTCGCTCAACGCCGTCCGGACGGCGCCCTTGGTCGCGCCCAGCCACCACGCGACGTCCTCGACGGTCCCTGGCCCGTGCTGCGCGAGCCACCGGCGCACCAGTTCCGCGTAGCCCGACCGCTCATCGAGCGGGGCGACCTCGCCGAGTCGTCGCCGCATGGTCGTCCACGTCGGGCGGCTGATCCGCCAGTCGGGATGTTCGCCGCAGCGCACGACGCGACCCTGCATGGCGGCCAGCAGC is a genomic window containing:
- the idi gene encoding isopentenyl-diphosphate Delta-isomerase, which produces MTAPHDLSSPTDDAAVGLNVILVDDDNNVLGTAPKLSVHTDATPLHRAFSCHVRNSDGLWLMSRRAITKLTWPGVWTNAFCGHPDLGEDPTDAIVRHGRAELGIDVDASALRLALPEFRYRAVDDSGVVENEICPVWLLDADLAPSPRADEVAAFDWVGTEALDRIVDDAPFLISPWAVLQWRQLRTLGLTR
- a CDS encoding MFS transporter, producing the protein MSLADRLRGLFADVRPLREAHFRRLWVANIVTVIGAQLTVVAVPAQIYAITESSGMVGLTGIFGLVPLIVFGLWGGALADHVDRRRLLEITTIGLVVTSGLFWLQAFLGLNNVWLLLGLFSLQQAFFAVNQPTRVAILPKLIPLQQLPAANALNMTVMSAGAIAGPLVGGALIPVLGYSWLYLIDTVTLLATLYAVYRLPPLPVESRSGSPGLRSVIDGLRYLAGHKVLLLSFLVDLIAMIFGMSRALYPEIAHIAFGGPEEGGLEFALLFAAMPAGAVLGGVFSGWVSHVRRQGIAVLLAISAWGAAMALFGLFVGFAPLASRLMLGAALGMLVVGGAADMISASFRQTILLSAADDDVRGRLQGVFIVVVAGGPRVADVLHGAASEVVGPAWASGGGGLLVLVGLAVVALAFPAFRRYRA
- a CDS encoding winged helix DNA-binding domain-containing protein, whose protein sequence is MALPRQVSDDERRARLGIRQALAPSHRAADAVAASRATVALHSTEPASVFLSALSRTDDLAAEDMVAAFDRGDLVRQVSMRRTLFGLPRDLLPAALGSICTRMASRARNELIKGAAAAGKTDPERWVERAVDAVEAALESSAPLTAAEIRERVPAADGRYPQGAGTKWASMVQLAPRVVLLAAMQGRVVRCGEHPDWRISRPTWTTMRRRLGEVAPLDERSGYAELVRRWLAQHGPGTVEDVAWWLGATKGAVRTALSDVDAVEVRLASGATGWLLRDDAGPVDDPGPWVALLPVLDPAIMGWRDRDFLLGRHAPLLFDSVGNAGTTAWVDGRVVGVWVQDDTGRVEVRLLEQVPTSARDALEDEAARLTGWLEGRRVFPVYPSPAMRQAR